tttataatctgGTATTTTCAAGTAATTCGTACAAGTCATAACACTCGGCAAATCGTTATTATCTTCCTTTTTGACAACTTTCATTAAGGGCCTACATTTAGtttaattattaacataatatacaatataaaacatcaaaataaggaatatttattaactaaataaaataaaatatatttcgttaatacaaaaaaaaaaaaaaaaaaaaaaaaaaatgctcaTTCGTTTtagtttaaaaatataaaataaatattttacgggtatgttttattatttactttaaCGCCGCAAATCCATTATTTGGTAAAGCTGACGTTCCGGTgcaaaattttacaaataatttcCTCTCCTCTTTGTTAAATTCGGATAATATTTCGATTAAGGTAATAAATGTTACAGAATCGTTCGTGTACCTACGTATGGGGtgaatatgtattaatacgtacaaatataagcatatacatatatatgtatattaacatacgtacgcataaatgtatataatgcaAATTTACCAATACATAACAAATTTACACGTGTACAAATTCATAATGCACGTATACACAATTATACACATTAAATACGCTAATTTTTGAGCATATTTGCCCTTAATTTGAAGATctttgttcttatttttacCCATGATCTGGTTTTATGTAAGTTGATAAATGCAACTGTGTCCAGTGTTCATCATTTTCAATATTACttccaaataaaaattcGCAAATTTCGTCTTCATCAAAAATATTGGTACAAATTAGTGGTGCAATAGTACTAAAACCAAACCTAAAAGCCCATATCTTCGatgaaaaatacattaatattagtatatttatttattcgtgTTAAGGTGAATCTTGTAAATTTTTCGTATACATTCGTTtgtttaaacatatatatatatatatatcataaacaTATGCAACAGGTACACATAAGTGTGCTAAATTTATGCATgtgataaattatttacctgaaattttattccttcatataatgaatattcaatagttttatttatgaacaaatctaaattttcattattcacTGGAGTGTTTGACCCATTCGAAATCAGCTCAATAGGCGGATAGCTTCCTATCAATTTATgtggagaaaaaaaaataaaaattgaaataaaattttccatgtaaaaaaatgacatacataaatgtatctACAGAAGTGTGTACATATCTTCACATGACTGCATTCCTGTTTGCTTAAATATTCATGTAACTCCCACTTGATCTATCTTACAAACATAAAACTAAAACAtttaaatgcaaaaaaaaaaaaaaatttaattaccTAATAAGGTAAAATCAAGGTATAAATCCTCGACATTTCTGTTTTCTCTTCTATACTCTAATAACTTATTTATACTGTTCATATTTACTTTGTCAACCTGCAAAAGGAATAcatacaaaacaaaaaaaaataaaataaataaaatacaaacataACTGTGCAGATCTATATATGCTTACGTGGTctcacaaaaaaataaatatagataaatataaaaatacatatggCAAACAATGCTTCCGAATTAAGAAGCTAAAATACTATTGCTTTAATCTGtcatgcatttatatatatatatatatatatatatatatgtgcatatttacgtatgtacacgtcaatattttacaaatacaCATCCTCTTAACACGCATTTGTTTatattgctttattttattgttatatatttttgtcttttttccTGTTCATTGCATTACCGCTTGATAGTGATGTAATTTGGACATGTTCACATACTCGGAATTATTCATTGCGAGATACCAAAATAAGGGATGTAAATTAATGTTGACATTTCTGTTATCTGTTAAAATTTTGGCACATAGTTGACCCAACAacttgaaatatttaaataatctaTTTTCTAACGTATCCTGTTCTATATTATttcctgttttttttttattcttttcatttaattttttacttatactTTCATTggccttttttttattaacacattcgttcatttttttgttagtCGTTGtactttcaattttttcaatacTTTCATTTTCTGGCTTATCTCGTATTTCTTGTACAggtgttttattttctatttcattaaaaagagaattaattatattttgtgttACTGTTTGGGTTAACTTTACCTGATTATTTACagtattcatttttttttgctgttcactttttttttttatctgcATATTGTTATCCTCCTTCAAAAAATGATCCTCAAAATcttttgtaaataatttatattgtttCATTTGTACaactttattttctttatcatatgtttcttttttctcgTAATCATCTGCTATATCAACATTCAGTTCATTTTCTTCCTCTATTTCCTCACCTTTATTATGCGtaattttttccccttcattttttattattttttgaccTTTGTCTTTTTTCGATTTCTCGATTTTAGTTTTCTTCACTACATCcacattttttcctttggtACTACTTGTATTCTTATCTAATAATTTGCAACATTGTTTTCCATTTATCTCATCTTTCACAAttgtgttatttttattttttgcctTGTTCGATGTATCAACAATGGCTTCAGTAGACTTTTCTACTGATGCGTTATTTGAAGAATTATGTATTGAAAAATCTTTAATTTCGCTAAATTTTGATGacgtatttttattattattacctcctgctactttttcatttttcttttttttcactgtgtttttctttttttgttcattctCTGTTCCTTCCATCGATTCCAATTGATTTTCTTCTTCACCTTCGTCTGCATAATCTGCATCAAAGTCTTCCCCTTCCTCGTAATCCTCGTCGTCTTCTTCACACTCCTCATAGTCATCATCATCTTCATCACTATCTATATTACTCTCCTCGTCATATTCACCACcatcattttcttcttcttcgtTTTCTTCTTCgttttcttcttcctcttcttcttcctcttcttctacATTCATCTCCCCCTCCTTGCTCTCCTTTCTCGTTGCTCTTTCCTTGGTACTACTTTTTCTATCAGTTGAtgtactcttttttttattttcttctgcGCATGTTTCATCCTGTCCTGCATAGCTTctgattcttttttttttatttttttctgaatttaCGTATTCCTCTTCACCCAAATTTACCTTCTCTTCCTTTATGTCAAAAGTGCCGCTTTTTTTGTATGACAACGTATTAGTAGCTACACTCGAAGATTTCTGTGTATGTGTATCGTCGTTATCATCCATATAATGTTCATCATAGCTGtcatcatcattatcatCCTCATAGCTATTATCTTTATAATAATCATCAttgctattgttattatctttctttttttgttttgtcttttttattCCTACCTTGGGTGATAattcctcttttttattatttttcttctctaTAGCTTTTTCTTGATCcttcccttttttcttttttttcctgttactgttactgttgATATGTTCACTGGCATCTGCGTTCATcgtactttttttcttactatTGCTACCTCCATTGTTTTTACCTCCACTGTTTTTACCACCACTGCTGTTATTCCCATTGTTGTTACTTCCAACATTGATTGTGTTATTATCGCCCTTTTTGCTGTTTTTCCTAACATTCTCAATATGCTTCTTACTCTTTTTACTTCCGATTTTAGTATCTAAGAATTCAACTTCAGACATATCATCGTACTTGCTCAAATTCTTATTAAAACTTTTACTGTccttttgaaatatatttgaattcATAGAATAAAGGAAAtgattaattaaattattaacagaATTGTAACTGCTTGCATTTGTCCCTTCACTAATCACATTCACTCTCTTGTTTACTGATGAGGATTGATATGAACTggaattatatgaattatacgAATTGTGCGAATTGTGCAAATTGTGCGAAATTAACGAATTATACGatttattattgctattattattattcaaacCCATTAATTCCGAATTTTTGGGTTTCTTTAATAAATTGAAATCGAAATTATTCAAATCAATTTTGTAGGAGAGgggaaataaataattatcttcaattttaaataatttaagcttttctttttttaattcctcTATTACTTCATTATAAAATTCTAAAGATGGACCAAGACCTGTTCCCTcctcattaaaaaattcgaTATCTAAATAAGACGGAGTAATATAATtcgaattaataaaatgtaaatggTTAAAGATGCGAAAAGATGAGTCAATCATTTTATTTCGATGtaacttaatttttgttcTCGGTAAAGCTAAAGTTGTATTATCagacaaaaaattaaataacttttttttatcacaattatatgtataatttgcACATACAGATAATAAATGTTCTTCTGTTAAAATTCTATTAccaaaatttactttttcattaaacTTTTCTactaattcttttattttctgtttataattatataaacctCTATAATTcccaaaatatattatttcaaaaaagagCAATCTAATATCAATATCGATAACAAAATTGAACAGATAAAACACTTTATACACCCATGATGGTAACTTTTcactaaatataaataaaggaTTGTTTAAATAGTACATTACCTTGTTATTTAAACTGTTCAGAACGAAgtgcttcttttttatgtctTCTATTCCAACTGAAGGCATGCTTTCTTCACTCTCATTGATGttctcaaaaaataaatatttcatattgtTTATTTCGTTCATAGTTTCTTCATTAAGCATATTGCTTGACTCATTACTTTCTCTACACATTATCATTTCTTCGTGTTTGTTATTCATGTAAAAACTAAGGAGCGACGGAATGTTACACATTTTGAAATGTTTACAcagtagaaataaaaatttataaaataaaaaattgtacatattctctataaaaatatctttatcatcattatttctCTTCCCCATATAGTAATGCATGTTTCTACTACGAGAATCTACTTTCTGTTTTATTGATTCTTGATTTTGGAAAAATTCGTCCAATGCTGCTTCTCCTGACGTATCATTTTCTACATCgttttttatatgatttgTTCTAATCATTTCACTATACATTGGCATGTAATTATATAGCAAATAAAATTCTTTCTCATTATGGTAAATACTGCTACTATGCCATTTCGACGAATCGCCCAGTTCTTCCGAAGTACTATCCACAGTTCTATCTGCATCATTCGCCCCTACCTCGGAATAACTACTACTATtcttatactttttaaatagcATTTTTTCCCTATTTCGATGCCTCTCAATATTTTCCATATCACTTCTACAACTATATTTGTTTCTACCTCCAAATTCCTTGTTCATTAGAAAACTTGCGTTATGCAAATGGGTACTGAGCATAACATCCTTGTTAATATAATGATCTTCAAGGAAAATAAGTTCTGTTACTTTCatcatttccatttttaaataggTTGATAAATACATAGAATCACTTTCTACATGTTTTCTTTCAGAAAGGAAGAAATtcatttctttgtttttatatttatcttttatataatctaTTAAATAAGATGAATTCTCATCTCCCTCCTCGGAATTATATTTCTTGTCACACCACATAATAACATCATCATCTCCATTATCCTCTTCACCATAATGATTATAATGATCATAATGATTATCTTTACTTGAGTATAGTACAGTGCTGCTACAAACTCTTTCCTCCATTTCGTTATAATTGTTTTCTCCTTTCTGAAAATTGCTCTTAATTCCATTTTTCAacatatcaaaaaaattcctttttttgtttctttctTCTACTTCGTCCGAGTTCCTATTTATATCAGATAGCTCATTAGAATTATACAAATGCTTTACTAAATCGAAAGATATgttgtaataattatatttctcgttaataattttacaacACAACGGTGTATCTATGCttgtctttatttttttataagtaaCCGAATCAACATAGGAACATATATCATCTTCCTTATCTTGACTTTCATATAATTTCCTCTTCTCCTCAGTATAAAAATCAACAACagtattgttattactactactagtcctttttttttttgaagtgcCAATCAAGCTACTTTTACTACTAATTAGTTCATCATTTAACAACTCTTCATATCGTtcattgttttttcttttcttaataattttgtaatttattctATGAGAATTTGCACTATTACCTATGCTTCCACCAGTACTATTAATACTACTAGAATTATTGTtccataaatattttattttatttctaacGTTGTAATAATTTGTTGGTAAACTTTCTATAACATcattataaacataaaaattctctatattataaaaaatattttcttcattaataCAAGCAGAATTTCTGTTCATGTAATACAAAtcacttaattttattaagtaCTCAGAGAGGCATGAATCCTTATGTACATCAACACCATTAATTGATATGATAACTAAATCATCCTCTTTTGAGTAGTACTTTGGGTAAAAGTTCTTATTActcttattaatatttttccttatatagTTTTCTATCTTATTAAAAGATTCGAATATGTTAAATGATCCctgcatattttttgttttctctaACGCATTTCTTCCATAGTACAGCAAACGATGTGTGATATCCTTGGTATATAAATTTCGATCCAATTGAAGATTTTTCTGACTTCTCTGCAATCTATTACTGCTGCTATTAATGTTAATGTTAACATTACTTCCTCCGCTAATACTAATATTCCTACCTCCACTTGAAACATTATCGGTTAACGATTTTTTATAACCTGCATTGTTCGTTTTAGAACTCATGGAGAATTCCTCCACGTAATTGCTAGTTCtgtcattttttaaaaaatttccttCTCTTCTACTTTGTGCCTTAACTCTTTCTTCTCCCTCTTCATTCATATCagttttcaatttttctaaaTGCATAGAAATAGGTATTCCTTTGTTCAACGAATTAAAGATAGAAatattatcaatatataatCCGTTTCTTCTTAAATGCATAGGAAAATGACAGTTATAGTTATTATAcatgcttttattttttttcctatcaACTGTTaggttattattattatcgttAAATATGTATTCGTAAAAAGAATCCTTCGGTATATAGtccaaatatttataattatttgtactaaaataatcatataaattatattcttttttgttatcagtaaatttatttccttttattttttctctacTCATTTGTGCGTTAAACATAGAGTTATCTGTTACTATGTCAACATCTTTGTCTTTTACCTTTTCTCTTATTATTTCTACTTCTTTATCTAATTCTTTTATGAAATCTAAAACAGGTGTTCCTTTGGGTTCGCCCTTCTTCTTCTCCTTATCCTTTTCTTTCTCCCGCTCTTGTTCCTTATCCTccttcttcattttcatctCCTTCTGTatgttctttattatttgtattttctcATGATTCATATCCAAATCGGCACCTTTTACTTTCCTTAgttcatttttgtttcttcccttctgtttttctatttcatttccctttttcaaagttctattttttaaaagttcaGTTTCTTCATTATGCACACATGAATCTACCTTATTCTCTAcaatattttctataaaacaatctttattattacttgGATCATccttacattttttctttttctgttttGTGCTTTTCACTAGAGTTTCATTATTACTCCTTCTATTTCTTGAATTTAAATTGGTGAAGTTACTGTTATCAATTTTTAGGGATGGGAAATCATCGTAATTTCCTTTCCATGATATTACACTACCCCCTTTTTTACTTTGCTTCTTCTCCAAATCCTCTTCTTGTCCTTCTCCTTCTCTCAATACTCCTGCTTTTGCTGCTACTCCTCCTTCCTCACATTCCTTCTTATAAGCATTTTCTCTAAAAAAGTATATGGGCAAATTATCATACATGTTTAAACATTCCTTTGTTAGATTTATAAGTATTGAACAACTCGTAAAGGAAAGATTATTCATAATcagataataatgatatgaatcaaaaatatttgttactAGTAATTTCAttgtgttatatttattttcatcaataTCTTCTATATTCCTTTGTACTAAATCATAAACCATAGAATACAGCATTTTTAcactatttaaaaataaaccaTGCACtacttcttcctttttcttattattaacaaacaataatgcaaataaaaatatatataatctaaTATTTCTATCaatactttttaataaattcaaaacattctttttgttcttttctcTAAACAGTACATCATCCTGCACTAACAATTTCCCTCGTTTGTTTTCCTTCTCTACATTTTTCAGCTCATCACAGTAAAacaatttttgaaataaaaaaaaatataaacgcTTTGCAATGTTATATTGATAGAAGTATATAGATGCATCTTCATTcatttttgataaattataaaacaaattaattaaatagaaataaCACAAAACCATTTGGTTATAGCACGTAACCTCATCTACAATTAGTTCACTTATAACCAGCGGTGAAACgttatcatttttacatcttttcatattttcataatttaaaaatatagtcATAAATTCTAATGCAACATTTTTCAATTCTCTATctctattaaaaaatagcaaGTTCCTCTCACTTATAATATTACTGCCACAATTACTACTGTTGTTGTTTGGACCACCATCTGAGCCGTTATAATACAagtcataaaaatatgaaaaaataatgttatatatatttttattactgcAAATGAAATTACTTTTTCCCAGCATATCTATTTCCTCCTTTTTCTttagtaaaattttatttataatattttttaaaacagcTAAGTAGAAACAACTTCTGCTACTGTTTAGCATGTATGTATTGTTCGAAATATCATCCACTTTGTTACATGTGCTACGATTAATAGTTTTCGGTTTATAACTGCCATGTAAGATACTAACATTGtccataatatttttgttcacGTCGCTTGTTCCCCTATTCATTGTTTCTCTCAATAATGAGTAAGCTGGATTGTtcgaaattaaaaatataaaatgctCAACTATTCTACATATAACAATTCCACTAATAACTGAGGATTCggataaattatttaaaataatacttctaataaaagaatatatttctttataaaaagaaaagatatattCTAAGCACTCTACAAATTGTGCATTATTGTAATATGTAAACGAAATTTTATACATTGATATAAAGACTGATAAAGCAATAACTATGCACAAATACTTAATATCGTAATATAACGTTTCTTCATagattgaatatatatttggtaTAATTATTCTAATCAAAGTTAGTAAATagtgaaaattatttttataaaatattaacttaTGTTTCTTAACATCTACAGGAaatttatacaatatatatctacacatgtcgtaattaaaaaaattttcaccaccttttttttccttatcaaAATAGGTAGATTTTTCCTCCTgttcttctttatttacaCTATCATTTTCACTCCTCtcattttctatattttcaaaaaacattttatcatttatgttttttttcttttcaaattCGTAAATTAGTAAACCATCAAAGGTACACATAGgaagaaaagaatataaggtaaacaaaatataaattattaaaaaattattattttgaaattttttattttgcagaAATTCATTGaacttatttaaaaagtcactattacaaaaattttctagtatattattactgtaaTGCACTAATATggatattatataaaacgtTTCCATAAAAGCATATAAATTATCCTCTATTTGACATTCAATTAATAgctttattatattgtttcGAATGttgatattataaatacttt
This genomic interval from Plasmodium brasilianum strain Bolivian I chromosome 1, whole genome shotgun sequence contains the following:
- a CDS encoding HECT-type E3 ubiquitin ligase UT; this translates as MKKYLVFENSQYSYIINSIKNGDESEKLAALNDFYEQLNLSADGGLSNSHLEEYINVLIHVINNPHISYNSVYERNDNNNNSSSNKNTSKSWGNEKKLNSDKINDLVGSGLNSFFKIIQEHIGVYTSDYEDIDSELDYSESKEEKKKKKKKKNIDKSSNSNNDKDKKKSVEILDVKNEDEEVVKVEQEDKEEKDEKVEKKELKELKDIKEAKETKEAKETKEAKELSEMKEPKELYSVSKKEIVINSEDDESSDYFSYSENSSNSSSITSECSIESENEKIFLNDACAIDVKYINIIYTATCCIYTILDIYPNSIKYVINNKDGVNILNKKLNDIEYIDVAEVILKIFEKLVEKDPMLILKKKSIKYMLMHIDFYNVNIQKKIFFCIIQMINNIKKYKHITKYITPYCNIFVNFFHFHYIHILNIICTLWRSLLDKMISLRLEDENNLRRKEQRETSESNVDARCIFKKNHKETSYLSKLMEKGKKKKKKNDNNGNSNLSTYEEKERVDMLSSFYVLKDEKEKNVEVDQGEDEEIIEITDEEHGCDFMNKENVSYTNIKDRSKNANKESKKKRDTSSNKKIKKKPKRGTKKEEVKGEEEEKEKEEEAELEEQEEAQELEQKEKQEEEQGEKQEELEEELDEEQEEEQNRTKKKKKGNNDKEKMVVTKDVNTSDSCNYEKTNRSNRKENSNLKENKSNNSVIKKGSKKGVKKEEDVYILDDEYSGCGTRKNINSNKNISFLSSFLKNIMDDSKVKENISSSIGEDSLCKEKNKKVNTKHGNVNNIINSNNNNNNNSNSNSNSNNDTNSAKFRNSLRDANKDEGALKDEMKINNNANHSNKLLQNMIHLNSNESTYLKLSAEIESIYNINIRNNIIKLLIECQIEDNLYAFMETFYIISILVHYSNNILENFCNSDFLNKFNEFLQNKKFQNNNFLIIYILFTLYSFLPMCTFDGLLIYEFEKKKNINDKMFFENIENERSENDSVNKEEQEEKSTYFDKEKKGGENFFNYDMCRYILYKFPVDVKKHKLIFYKNNFHYLLTLIRIIIPNIYSIYEETLYYDIKYLCIVIALSVFISMYKISFTYYNNAQFVECLEYIFSFYKEIYSFIRSIILNNLSESSVISGIVICRIVEHFIFLISNNPAYSLLRETMNRGTSDVNKNIMDNVSILHGSYKPKTINRSTCNKVDDISNNTYMLNSSRSCFYLAVLKNIINKILLKKKEEIDMLGKSNFICSNKNIYNIIFSYFYDLYYNGSDGGPNNNSSNCGSNIISERNLLFFNRDRELKNVALEFMTIFLNYENMKRCKNDNVSPLVISELIVDEVTCYNQMVLCYFYLINLFYNLSKMNEDASIYFYQYNIAKRLYFFLFQKLFYCDELKNVEKENKRGKLLVQDDVLFREKNKKNVLNLLKSIDRNIRLYIFLFALLFVNNKKKEEVVHGLFLNSVKMLYSMVYDLVQRNIEDIDENKYNTMKLLVTNIFDSYHYYLIMNNLSFTSCSILINLTKECLNMYDNLPIYFFRENAYKKECEEGGVAAKAGVLREGEGQEEDLEKKQSKKGGSVISWKGNYDDFPSLKIDNSNFTNLNSRNRRSNNETLVKSTKQKKKKCKDDPSNNKDCFIENIVENKVDSCVHNEETELLKNRTLKKGNEIEKQKGRNKNELRKVKGADLDMNHEKIQIIKNIQKEMKMKKEDKEQEREKEKDKEKKKGEPKGTPVLDFIKELDKEVEIIREKVKDKDVDIVTDNSMFNAQMSREKIKGNKFTDNKKEYNLYDYFSTNNYKYLDYIPKDSFYEYIFNDNNNNLTVDRKKNKSMYNNYNCHFPMHLRRNGLYIDNISIFNSLNKGIPISMHLEKLKTDMNEEGEERVKAQSRREGNFLKNDRTSNYVEEFSMSSKTNNAGYKKSLTDNVSSGGRNISISGGSNVNININSSSNRLQRSQKNLQLDRNLYTKDITHRLLYYGRNALEKTKNMQGSFNIFESFNKIENYIRKNINKSNKNFYPKYYSKEDDLVIISINGVDVHKDSCLSEYLIKLSDLYYMNRNSACINEENIFYNIENFYVYNDVIESLPTNYYNVRNKIKYLWNNNSSSINSTGGSIGNSANSHRINYKIIKKRKNNERYEELLNDELISSKSSLIGTSKKKRTSSSNNNTVVDFYTEEKRKLYESQDKEDDICSYVDSVTYKKIKTSIDTPLCCKIINEKYNYYNISFDLVKHLYNSNELSDINRNSDEVEERNKKRNFFDMLKNGIKSNFQKGENNYNEMEERVCSSTVLYSSKDNHYDHYNHYGEEDNGDDDVIMWCDKKYNSEEGDENSSYLIDYIKDKYKNKEMNFFLSERKHVESDSMYLSTYLKMEMMKVTELIFLEDHYINKDVMLSTHLHNASFLMNKEFGGRNKYSCRSDMENIERHRNREKMLFKKYKNSSSYSEVGANDADRTVDSTSEELGDSSKWHSSSIYHNEKEFYLLYNYMPMYSEMIRTNHIKNDVENDTSGEAALDEFFQNQESIKQKVDSRSRNMHYYMGKRNNDDKDIFIENMYNFLFYKFLFLLCKHFKMCNIPSLLSFYMNNKHEEMIMCRESNESSNMLNEETMNEINNMKYLFFENINESEESMPSVGIEDIKKKHFVLNSLNNKVMYYLNNPLFIFSEKLPSWVYKVFYLFNFVIDIDIRLLFFEIIYFGNYRGLYNYKQKIKELVEKFNEKVNFGNRILTEEHLLSVCANYTYNCDKKKLFNFLSDNTTLALPRTKIKLHRNKMIDSSFRIFNHLHFINSNYITPSYLDIEFFNEEGTGLGPSLEFYNEVIEELKKEKLKLFKIEDNYLFPLSYKIDLNNFDFNLLKKPKNSELMGLNNNNSNNKSYNSLISHNLHNSHNSYNSYNSSSYQSSSVNKRVNVISEGTNASSYNSVNNLINHFLYSMNSNIFQKDSKSFNKNLSKYDDMSEVEFLDTKIGSKKSKKHIENVRKNSKKGDNNTINVGSNNNGNNSSGGKNSGGKNNGGSNSKKKSTMNADASEHINSNSNRKKKKKGKDQEKAIEKKNNKKEELSPKVGIKKTKQKKKDNNNSNDDYYKDNSYEDDNDDDSYDEHYMDDNDDTHTQKSSSVATNTLSYKKSGTFDIKEEKVNLGEEEYVNSEKNKKKRIRSYAGQDETCAEENKKKSTSTDRKSSTKERATRKESKEGEMNVEEEEEEEEEENEEENEEEENDGGEYDEESNIDSDEDDDDYEECEEDDEDYEEGEDFDADYADEGEEENQLESMEGTENEQKKKNTVKKKKNEKVAGGNNNKNTSSKFSEIKDFSIHNSSNNASVEKSTEAIVDTSNKAKNKNNTIVKDEINGKQCCKLLDKNTSSTKGKNVDVVKKTKIEKSKKDKGQKIIKNEGEKITHNKGEEIEEENELNVDIADDYEKKETYDKENKVVQMKQYKLFTKDFEDHFLKEDNNMQIKKKSEQQKKMNTVNNQVKLTQTVTQNIINSLFNEIENKTPVQEIRDKPENESIEKIESTTTNKKMNECVNKKKANESISKKLNEKNKKKTGNNIEQDTLENRLFKYFKLLGQLCAKILTDNRNVNINLHPLFWYLAMNNSEYVNMSKLHHYQAVDKVNMNSINKLLEYRRENRNVEDLYLDFTLLGSYPPIELISNGSNTPVNNENLDLFINKTIEYSLYEGIKFQIWAFRFGFSTIAPLICTNIFDEDEICEFLFGSNIENDEHWTQLHLSTYIKPDHGYTNDSVTFITLIEILSEFNKEERKLFVKFCTGTSALPNNGFAALKPLMKVVKKEDNNDLPSVMTCTNYLKIPDYKNKEKLRNRLLYAINEGQKNFSLS